A window from Strix uralensis isolate ZFMK-TIS-50842 chromosome 15, bStrUra1, whole genome shotgun sequence encodes these proteins:
- the LOC141950241 gene encoding ferritin light chain-like, with amino-acid sequence MAAPAMAEPRSKRPRVTLPACPAHRALPASRVRQSFPPAVEEGLCGVTSALLELAYCLQALGEYFDQSHVALPNVSKFFLHQALEERKAAEALMKYQQERGGHYCSKTIQKPNCEYAVGLMKALEVAMVQWKTMIRYFEELYALSIENADPHSASTIKKQFIGPKIRKIKLMGDLLTNARRLDCSQDGRNSLGDYFMDRLQKEFRTGIEPESSQHCSPCPPLQQCTGAAEGLKRPQRESSQHRNGIGPIYATIHCTTMLPQSNDGTGAKVKQGREGL; translated from the exons ATGGCGGCGCCCGCCATGGCCGAGCCGCGCTCCAAGCGGCCCCGCGTGACGCTGCCCGCCTGCCCGGCGCACCGCGCGCTGCCCGCCAGCCGCGTGCGGCAGAGCTTCCCGCCCGCCGTGGAGGAAGGGCTCTGCGGCGTCACCAGCGCCCTGCTGGAGCTCGCCTACTGCCTGCAGGCGCTG GGTGAATATTTTGATCAGTCACATGTGGCTCTACCAAATGTTTCGAAGTTCTTCTTGCATCAAGCtctggaagagagaaaagctgcagaGGCTTTGATGAAGTATCAGCAAGAAAGAGGAGGCCATTACTGTTCTAAAACCATCCAG aAACCAAACTGTGAGTATGCAGTCGGTCTGATGAAAGCCCTGGAAGTAGCAATGGTACAGTGGAAAACTATGATACGATATTTTGAAGAGCTTTATGCCCTGAGTATTGAAAATGCAGACCCTCATAGCGCAAGTACTATCAAGAAACAATTTATCGGGCCCAAAATCCGGAAGATCAAGCTGATGGGAGATCTACTGACCAATGCTCGTAGGCTTGACTGTTCCCAAGATGGCAGAAATAGTCTTGGAGATTACTTTATGGACCGGTTGCAGAAAGAGTTCAGAACAGGCATAGAGCCAGAGTCTAGTCAGCActgcagcccctgcccgcccctccAGCAGTGTACAGGAGCTGCAGAGGGTCTGAAGCGACCCCAGAGAGAATCTTCCCAGCACAGAAACGGCATAGGGCCAATATATGCAACCATACACTGCACCACCATGCTGCCACAGTCTAATGATGGGACAGGCGCGAAAGtgaagcagggcagggagggcctttAA